A window of Streptomyces armeniacus contains these coding sequences:
- a CDS encoding ATP-binding SpoIIE family protein phosphatase, with amino-acid sequence MSDIPVEAAGKPDDVRRALALLNAAGARIGNSLDLETTARELLDVAVPQFCDLASVDLYEDVLAGDEPHAAGPGGDGKLRRVAFASAVSDAPLALSSDESGDANPITVGSTHSYAYHSAGAEALRTARVQHTGGQDGSVPAQFGTVVQSTLSVPMVARERVLGLVQFSRAKGSEPFGERDGALAAELAARAAVCIDNARLYRREHERALILQRSLLPPGNPEAAGLDIACRYLPGNPATEVGGDWFDVLELPGHRTALVVGDVMGRGLRAAVAMGELRTAVRTLALLDLEPAEVLTALDEIARGLGAPSSEGRGRQARTQRTGAEDLAEVYLATCAYAVYDPVTRRCTFANAGHLPPILLEPEDPGGSALLLEVPKGVPLGVGGEPFEQIEVELPDGSLLALYTDGLVESRDHPLDEGLTAFRTALVDAPPLLEDVADRVLNRLNVHHGEDDIALLVARVQGLPADSVGDWRLPSEPRSVSRARELARDQLTDWHLNDLADTTELLVSELVTNALRHGEGEIRLRLLLDRTLVCEVWDAGLVQPRRRRARVTDEGGRGLQLVGLLSAGWGSRRTPQGKTVWFELPLPDGRSKPVDPTEALLSLF; translated from the coding sequence TTGAGTGACATCCCAGTCGAGGCGGCCGGCAAGCCGGACGATGTACGCCGCGCGCTCGCACTGCTGAACGCGGCGGGTGCGCGGATCGGGAACTCACTCGACCTGGAGACAACGGCCCGCGAGCTGCTCGACGTCGCCGTACCGCAGTTCTGCGACCTCGCTTCCGTCGACCTCTACGAGGACGTCCTCGCCGGTGACGAGCCGCACGCCGCCGGTCCCGGCGGCGACGGCAAGCTGCGCCGTGTCGCCTTCGCCAGCGCCGTGTCGGACGCGCCGCTGGCGCTCTCCTCCGACGAGTCCGGGGACGCGAACCCCATCACCGTCGGTTCCACGCACTCGTACGCCTACCACTCCGCCGGTGCGGAGGCCCTGCGTACGGCCCGGGTTCAGCACACGGGCGGGCAGGACGGCTCCGTACCGGCGCAGTTCGGCACCGTGGTGCAGTCCACGCTGTCCGTGCCGATGGTGGCGCGTGAACGGGTGCTGGGGCTGGTGCAGTTCTCCCGCGCCAAGGGCAGCGAGCCGTTCGGCGAACGGGACGGCGCGCTCGCCGCCGAACTCGCCGCGCGCGCCGCCGTCTGCATAGACAACGCCCGCCTCTACCGGCGCGAGCACGAACGCGCGCTCATCCTCCAGCGCAGCCTGCTGCCGCCCGGCAACCCGGAGGCCGCCGGCCTCGACATCGCGTGCCGCTACCTGCCGGGCAATCCGGCCACGGAGGTCGGCGGCGACTGGTTCGACGTGCTCGAACTTCCCGGCCACCGCACCGCGTTGGTCGTCGGCGACGTGATGGGCCGCGGGCTGCGGGCCGCCGTCGCGATGGGCGAACTGCGCACCGCCGTACGCACCCTCGCCCTGCTCGACCTCGAACCGGCCGAAGTGCTCACCGCCCTGGACGAGATCGCGCGCGGACTGGGGGCGCCCTCGTCCGAGGGCAGGGGGCGGCAGGCCCGTACGCAGCGCACGGGGGCCGAGGATCTGGCCGAGGTGTATCTGGCCACGTGTGCGTACGCGGTCTACGACCCGGTAACCCGGCGCTGTACGTTCGCCAACGCGGGCCATCTGCCGCCCATACTGCTCGAACCGGAGGATCCGGGCGGCTCCGCGCTGCTGCTGGAGGTCCCGAAGGGCGTACCGCTCGGCGTCGGCGGCGAACCGTTCGAGCAGATCGAGGTGGAGCTGCCCGACGGGTCGCTGCTCGCCCTCTACACCGACGGCCTCGTGGAGTCCCGCGACCACCCGCTGGACGAGGGCCTGACCGCGTTCCGTACGGCGCTCGTCGACGCGCCGCCCCTCCTGGAGGACGTCGCCGACCGGGTGCTGAACCGGCTCAACGTGCACCACGGCGAGGACGACATCGCCCTCCTCGTCGCCCGCGTGCAGGGCCTGCCCGCCGACTCCGTCGGCGACTGGCGGCTGCCCTCGGAGCCCCGCTCCGTCTCCCGCGCCCGCGAGCTGGCCCGCGACCAGCTCACCGACTGGCACCTCAACGACCTCGCCGACACCACCGAGTTGCTCGTCAGCGAGCTGGTGACGAACGCGCTCCGGCACGGCGAGGGCGAGATCCGGCTGCGGTTGCTGCTGGACCGCACCCTCGTGTGCGAGGTCTGGGACGCGGGCCTGGTCCAGCCGCGCCGCCGGCGCGCCCGCGTGACGGACGAGGGCGGGCGCGGACTCCAGCTGGTCGGGCTGCTGAGCGCGGGCTGGGGGAGCAGACGTACGCCGCAGGGCAAGACCGTCTGGTTCGAACTGCCCCTGCCGGACGGGCGGTCGAAGCCGGTCGATCCGACAGAGGCGCTGCTGAGCCTGTTCTGA